The Malus domestica chromosome 13, GDT2T_hap1 genome includes a window with the following:
- the LOC114820438 gene encoding 3-hydroxy-3-methylglutaryl-coenzyme A reductase 2-like, with translation MEEDEKVVKSVVAGTIPSYSLESKLGDCKRVVAISREVLQRITGKSLTGLPLEGFDYESILGQCCEMPVRYVQIPVGIARPLMLNGREFYVPITTTEGCLVAGTNRGCKAINLSDRATSVLLRDGMTREPCVSYSNRVPPQYVKVREHLLIELLLLLEEGAVEAVSCKIIEEFEAIEDLDRAALMDPNNAIEDSRTRGEGRRGG, from the exons ATGGAGGAAGATGAGAAGGTGGTCAAGTCCGTCGTGGCGGGAACCATCCCTTCGTACTCTCTGGAGTCAAAGCTCGGAGATTGCAAGAGGGTAGTAGCTATCAGTCGCGAGGTGCTGCAGAGGATTACAGGGAAGTCTCTCACTGGTCTGCCATTGGAGGGTTTCGATTACGAGTCAATTTTGGGTCAGTGCTGCGAGATGCCAGTTAGGTACGTTCAGATTCCAGTTGGGATTGCCAGGCCTCTTATGCTCAACGGTAGAGAGTTCTATGTGCCAATAACCACCACCGAAGGTTGCTTGGTTGCTGGCACCAACCGTGGCTGCAAAGCTATCAACTTGTCCGACAGAGCCACTAGTGTGTTGCTGAGAGACGGGATGACCAGAGAGCCTTGTGTGAG CTATTCCAATAGAGTACCACCCCAGTATGTAAAAGTACGGGAACACCTTCTTATAGAGCTCTTGCTTCTTCTCGAGGAAGGCGCGGTCGAGGCAGTGAGTTGCAAGATCATAGAGGAGTTCGAAGCCATTGAAGATCTCGACCGTGCAGCCCTTATGGACCCCAATAACGCAATCGAAGACTCGCGGACacgaggagaaggaagaagaggagggtga